From Polynucleobacter difficilis, a single genomic window includes:
- a CDS encoding MFS transporter, whose protein sequence is MNEISALDRKKEAESYRKVASAACFGTFLEWYDFLTFATLAVTFGPLFFPSSDPAASLLFSLATFGVGMVVRPLGAAYFGSLGDRIGRRPVFMITITLMGFATLAVGFLPTYAQIGIAAPIMLVILRLIQGLSAGGEIGGSAVFLTEHAGESNRGFKTSFLSTMGPLGILASTLQIALLQFFLTPEQFQEWGWRVPFWVSLVLFVIAFKVRMALEETPIFTEMRKENKRSSSPLMDNFRDQETRKRMFLLFFCISAGGAVLFFCMQVYTAIFLKTALGIAPKTVDALSITATLALLPLTILAGAISDRIGRRPVVISGLIIGALAILPAFQFLQYLASAAQLNLLLAGFTLICLSIPLALVVGPQIALLAELFPARTRNSAATLPHNLAAGWIGGMLPFIVTWLNKTMGNNLAGLWYPTLFLATAAIVAVFYLPETRDVNLRK, encoded by the coding sequence TTGAATGAAATCAGTGCATTAGATCGTAAAAAAGAGGCTGAATCCTACCGAAAAGTGGCTTCTGCAGCTTGCTTTGGCACTTTTTTAGAGTGGTATGACTTTCTGACCTTTGCTACGTTGGCGGTTACCTTTGGCCCTCTCTTCTTCCCCAGCAGCGATCCAGCGGCCAGTCTCTTGTTCAGCTTAGCTACCTTTGGCGTTGGCATGGTGGTGCGGCCTCTTGGGGCAGCCTACTTCGGGTCTCTGGGAGATCGGATTGGGCGCAGGCCCGTCTTCATGATCACGATTACGCTGATGGGCTTTGCTACCCTGGCCGTGGGTTTTTTACCGACCTATGCGCAAATTGGAATTGCAGCCCCGATCATGCTGGTGATTCTGCGCTTAATACAGGGTCTATCTGCTGGCGGAGAAATTGGTGGCAGCGCGGTCTTTTTAACTGAGCATGCCGGGGAGTCCAATCGGGGATTTAAAACCAGCTTTCTGTCTACCATGGGGCCGCTCGGCATCTTAGCGTCCACTTTGCAAATTGCCTTATTGCAATTCTTCTTAACGCCGGAACAATTTCAGGAATGGGGCTGGCGCGTGCCGTTTTGGGTTTCCCTTGTGCTGTTCGTAATTGCTTTCAAAGTGCGTATGGCCTTAGAAGAAACGCCGATCTTTACGGAGATGCGCAAAGAGAATAAGCGATCTTCTTCACCCCTGATGGATAACTTTCGGGATCAGGAGACGCGTAAGCGCATGTTCTTATTGTTCTTCTGCATCTCAGCAGGCGGCGCAGTCTTGTTCTTTTGTATGCAGGTCTACACTGCGATCTTTCTGAAAACCGCACTGGGTATTGCGCCCAAGACAGTCGATGCCTTAAGCATCACCGCCACACTCGCGCTACTGCCGCTCACCATACTGGCTGGGGCGATTTCCGATCGCATCGGCAGAAGGCCGGTTGTGATTAGCGGTTTAATCATTGGCGCGCTCGCGATATTGCCGGCCTTTCAATTTCTGCAATACCTGGCATCGGCAGCGCAATTAAATCTCCTGCTCGCCGGCTTCACTCTCATTTGCCTCTCGATTCCATTAGCCCTAGTGGTGGGCCCTCAAATCGCCTTACTGGCTGAACTCTTCCCTGCGCGTACTCGAAACAGCGCAGCCACCCTACCGCACAATTTAGCTGCAGGATGGATCGGGGGGATGCTGCCGTTCATCGTGACTTGGCTGAATAAAACAATGGGAAATAACCTAGCGGGGCTTTGGTATCCGACGCTCTTCTTAGCGACGGCTGCGATCGTGGCGGTGTTTTATTTACCAGAGACGCGGGATGTCAATTTACGGAAATAG
- a CDS encoding glutathione S-transferase N-terminal domain-containing protein, whose protein sequence is MMVLYSGTNCPFSQRCRLVLFEKGMDFEIRDVDLFNKPEDISVMNPYGQVPILVERDLILYESNIINEYIDERFPHPQLMPPDPVARARARLFLFNFEKELFVHVAALENEKGKAAEKTHEKARLAIRDRLTQLAPIFVKNKYMLGDEFSMLDVAIAPLLWRLEHYGIDLSRNAAPLLKYAERIFSRPAYIEALTPSEKVMRR, encoded by the coding sequence ATGATGGTGTTGTACTCGGGCACAAACTGCCCATTCTCGCAACGCTGCCGCCTGGTGCTTTTTGAAAAGGGCATGGATTTTGAAATCCGCGATGTTGACTTGTTCAACAAACCGGAAGACATCTCCGTGATGAACCCCTACGGCCAGGTTCCCATCCTCGTTGAGCGAGATCTGATTCTGTACGAATCCAACATCATTAATGAATACATTGATGAGCGTTTTCCGCATCCACAATTAATGCCGCCCGATCCAGTTGCGCGCGCACGGGCACGCCTTTTCCTCTTTAATTTTGAGAAAGAGTTATTTGTGCACGTGGCTGCACTTGAGAATGAAAAAGGCAAGGCCGCAGAAAAGACCCATGAAAAAGCCCGTTTGGCGATTCGGGATCGTTTAACGCAGCTTGCCCCAATCTTTGTTAAAAACAAATACATGCTCGGCGATGAGTTCTCAATGTTGGACGTTGCGATTGCACCACTCTTGTGGCGCCTTGAGCATTACGGCATTGACCTATCACGCAACGCAGCGCCACTACTGAAGTATGCCGAGCGCATCTTTAGTCGGCCTGCATACATTGAAGCGCTCACCCCTTCTGAGAAGGTGATGCGCCGCTAA
- the mscL gene encoding large conductance mechanosensitive channel protein MscL encodes MAVLKEFREFAVKGNVMDLAVGVIIGGAFGKIVDSLVNDIVMPVISSLLGGKIDFTNLFIVLGNVPDGVPRTFDALKKAGIPIFAYGNFITISINFILLAFVIFQMVKVVNRIRATEAPPPPVTPEDIILLREIRDSLQNKKGS; translated from the coding sequence ATGGCGGTTTTGAAGGAATTTCGGGAATTTGCCGTAAAAGGCAATGTAATGGACCTGGCCGTTGGCGTCATTATTGGCGGGGCTTTTGGCAAGATTGTCGACTCCCTGGTGAATGACATCGTGATGCCGGTCATTTCCTCCCTGCTGGGCGGAAAAATCGACTTCACCAACCTTTTTATTGTGCTGGGTAACGTACCGGATGGCGTTCCCCGCACCTTTGATGCTCTCAAAAAAGCCGGTATCCCGATTTTTGCCTACGGCAACTTCATCACGATCTCGATTAACTTTATTTTGCTGGCCTTTGTGATCTTCCAAATGGTCAAAGTGGTCAATCGCATCCGTGCTACTGAGGCTCCTCCTCCGCCAGTAACCCCAGAAGACATCATTCTCTTGCGTGAAATCCGTGACAGCCTGCAGAATAAAAAAGGTAGCTGA
- a CDS encoding ClpXP protease specificity-enhancing factor, translating to MAADGVSIPSTKPYLIRALHDWCSDNGFTPFIAVFVDGRVEVPMEFVKNDEIVLNLSSEACHQLDLGNEWVSFQARFGGVPKRVMVPVTHVLAIYARENGQGMSFPFDGAKNPYPSNASEGASDAPKKPRPSLTIVK from the coding sequence ATGGCTGCCGACGGCGTTTCAATTCCGAGTACCAAGCCGTATTTAATCCGCGCACTGCATGATTGGTGCTCGGATAACGGCTTTACGCCCTTTATTGCGGTGTTTGTCGACGGTAGAGTTGAAGTCCCCATGGAGTTTGTAAAGAACGACGAGATTGTGCTCAACCTCTCATCCGAGGCGTGCCATCAACTCGATCTGGGCAATGAATGGGTCAGTTTTCAGGCCCGCTTTGGCGGTGTACCCAAGCGCGTAATGGTGCCAGTGACCCACGTTCTGGCTATTTATGCCAGGGAAAATGGCCAAGGCATGTCATTCCCCTTTGATGGCGCTAAAAACCCATATCCAAGCAATGCCAGCGAGGGTGCTAGCGATGCGCCCAAAAAGCCAAGACCCAGCTTGACGATTGTGAAGTAG
- a CDS encoding phasin family protein, giving the protein MNQDQINAKLSQISSKGLESSFALSEAALENAQKLAELNYAASKDALVNVQDSITQVLSAKDTKQVTDLITADLLQDAGTQAAAYQKKVTKVLRDSNKELNNVVESSIDQFQKGMQEWINTISANAPAGSDAFVSAMKTGYGSALQGFEQFRAVSKDAMATAEKNAEQAFEAFQGQVAQVKKAATPATRSRKAA; this is encoded by the coding sequence ATGAATCAAGACCAAATCAACGCTAAATTGTCGCAAATCAGCAGCAAGGGCTTAGAAAGCTCATTCGCACTCAGCGAAGCCGCTTTAGAGAATGCACAGAAATTAGCAGAACTAAACTACGCTGCATCCAAAGATGCATTAGTGAATGTACAAGATAGCATTACTCAAGTTCTGAGCGCTAAAGATACAAAGCAAGTGACCGATCTGATCACTGCTGATCTGTTGCAAGATGCTGGTACACAAGCTGCTGCATACCAAAAGAAAGTAACTAAAGTATTGCGTGACAGCAATAAAGAATTGAACAACGTAGTTGAGTCCAGCATTGACCAGTTCCAAAAGGGCATGCAAGAGTGGATCAACACCATCTCTGCTAACGCACCAGCTGGTTCAGATGCATTTGTATCCGCAATGAAAACCGGTTACGGCAGCGCCTTGCAGGGCTTTGAGCAATTCCGCGCAGTAAGCAAAGATGCAATGGCAACTGCTGAGAAAAATGCTGAGCAAGCATTTGAGGCGTTTCAGGGTCAAGTAGCTCAAGTGAAAAAAGCAGCTACACCAGCAACACGTAGCCGCAAAGCTGCTTAA
- a CDS encoding cytochrome c1, whose product MKYILHTVKASLRAIAVTATLGLAATAAYAGGGDYPLDKAPDRVSSNAALQNGAKLYVNYCAACHSAVSVRYSSLRDIGLTDQQIKDNLILNGAKVGDVMTVSMTPKDAKAWFGKVPPDLSVEARARGTDWIYTYLRTYYQDDSTPTGWNNLVYPNVGMPHALWQLQGIRTATFEERKDPKDPSRMEKVFVGYEQVTPGTMKPQEYDDNIADLVSFMSWMAEPMQLQRKRIGVVVLLFLAIFTFVAWRLNKAYWKDVK is encoded by the coding sequence ATGAAATATATTCTGCACACTGTAAAAGCGAGCCTTCGTGCGATTGCTGTCACAGCAACATTGGGTCTCGCGGCAACCGCCGCATATGCCGGCGGTGGTGACTATCCCCTCGATAAGGCGCCGGATCGCGTTAGTAGCAATGCCGCTTTGCAAAACGGCGCTAAGCTTTACGTTAATTACTGCGCAGCCTGCCATTCTGCTGTCAGTGTGCGTTATTCTTCTCTGCGCGATATTGGACTGACCGATCAGCAGATCAAAGATAATTTGATTTTGAATGGCGCCAAGGTAGGCGATGTCATGACGGTATCGATGACGCCGAAAGATGCTAAGGCCTGGTTTGGTAAAGTGCCACCCGATTTATCGGTTGAGGCACGTGCTCGCGGTACCGATTGGATTTACACCTATCTGCGTACCTACTATCAGGATGACTCCACGCCAACCGGTTGGAATAACTTGGTATACCCCAATGTCGGTATGCCCCATGCCCTTTGGCAGTTGCAAGGCATTCGTACGGCGACCTTTGAGGAGCGTAAGGATCCAAAGGATCCAAGCCGCATGGAAAAAGTATTTGTAGGTTACGAGCAAGTCACTCCAGGAACCATGAAGCCACAAGAATACGATGACAACATCGCTGACTTAGTGTCCTTTATGTCGTGGATGGCTGAGCCAATGCAGTTGCAGCGTAAGCGCATCGGCGTGGTTGTGCTCTTGTTTTTAGCGATCTTTACATTCGTTGCATGGCGCTTAAACAAAGCCTATTGGAAAGATGTGAAGTAA
- a CDS encoding Do family serine endopeptidase, whose translation MMNRLWLLFCQAITILLAAWFVVTTLQPGWISSPQVNSLVGQVTLREAPESIIQNPGSLAEAAKVSSPAVVNIFTSKINKKKPSKKGAPHQNEPWFQFFFGDQAPSDEPSSSLGSGVIVSPQGIILTNHHVIEGADEIEVAFADGRKRNAKLIGSDPETDIAVLKIDETDLPSPITLGKMESVQVGDVVLAIGNPFGVGQTVTSGIVSALGRSQLGINTFENFIQTDAAINPGNSGGALVDTKGNLIGINTAIYSRSGGNMGIGFAIPINTAKLVMESILTNGSVTRGWIGVEPQNLSKELAESLNLPKDTAGVLISGVLEGGPADRAGMKPGDVLTQVNDQKVGDVVALLNRIAQTNPGDEAKVALLRKGKPMTLKVQVGKRPKSKTKN comes from the coding sequence ATAATGAACCGCCTTTGGCTCCTCTTTTGCCAAGCCATCACCATCCTGCTGGCTGCGTGGTTCGTGGTAACCACCCTCCAGCCGGGGTGGATTTCCAGCCCCCAGGTGAACTCCTTAGTGGGTCAAGTGACCCTGCGCGAAGCCCCCGAAAGCATCATCCAGAATCCAGGCTCCTTGGCCGAGGCAGCGAAGGTATCGAGTCCAGCCGTGGTCAATATCTTTACCAGCAAGATCAATAAGAAAAAGCCAAGCAAAAAAGGGGCTCCCCATCAGAATGAGCCGTGGTTTCAGTTCTTTTTTGGTGACCAAGCCCCCAGTGACGAGCCGAGTTCCAGCCTTGGGTCTGGGGTCATCGTTAGCCCCCAGGGCATTATTTTGACTAATCACCACGTGATTGAAGGGGCGGATGAGATTGAAGTGGCCTTTGCCGATGGCCGTAAGCGCAACGCCAAGCTGATCGGCAGTGACCCTGAAACCGACATTGCCGTCCTCAAGATCGATGAGACTGACCTGCCCAGCCCCATTACATTAGGAAAAATGGAATCGGTGCAAGTGGGCGATGTGGTCCTCGCCATTGGCAACCCCTTTGGCGTTGGGCAAACCGTCACCTCCGGCATTGTTTCAGCGCTGGGCCGCAGTCAACTCGGCATCAATACCTTTGAGAATTTCATTCAGACCGATGCGGCGATTAATCCGGGTAACTCTGGAGGCGCCTTGGTCGACACCAAGGGCAACCTCATTGGAATCAATACCGCCATCTACTCCCGCAGCGGCGGCAATATGGGCATTGGCTTTGCTATCCCCATTAATACAGCCAAACTGGTGATGGAATCGATTCTGACCAATGGCTCCGTCACCAGAGGGTGGATTGGCGTTGAGCCCCAGAATCTCAGCAAAGAACTGGCTGAGTCACTGAATCTCCCCAAAGATACTGCTGGCGTCCTCATCTCGGGCGTACTCGAGGGTGGACCTGCTGATAGAGCGGGCATGAAGCCCGGTGATGTGCTCACCCAAGTGAATGACCAGAAAGTAGGCGATGTCGTTGCCTTACTTAATCGCATTGCACAAACCAACCCTGGTGATGAAGCCAAGGTCGCTTTACTGCGTAAAGGCAAGCCAATGACGCTGAAGGTGCAAGTGGGAAAACGGCCTAAGTCTAAGACCAAAAACTAG
- a CDS encoding O-linked N-acetylglucosamine transferase, SPINDLY family protein, protein MNPQIGFLLNKALEAIRVANLDSAELFVKQALKIQPNNPHTLRLFGVLLAQRENYLEAKKYFILSIKRLPKNGLAHSNLGNVLQKLNQNEESIKSYDLAIRLIPDDYEVWSNKGNALFALKQYEDAIAHHNKSISLNPNYAQAWSNKGNALFALKQYEDAIAHHNKSISLNPNYAQAWWNKGNVLLELRLYEDAIMHYEQAINLNPHNRWALGRLAHAKMIIADWNGLERIVAWLGDKHNADTQASDPFRILSLLDSPELHQIYARSYINHPSQNECVQEQFSRKSQKDKIKIGYFSADFRNHPVAYLLAEVLELHNREEFEIYAFAIGPLSLDPIRKRIKSGVDYFLEIENKTSKEIALLSRELKIDIAVDLGGHTMNDNTEIFATFRAAPIQVNFLGYPGTMGSDHYEYIIADRVVIPQINQQYFNEKIIYLPNSFLVDDSKRVPSEIVLKRGEFGLPEEKFIFCCFNNSYKFNREFVTSLSRIMKEVDESIFWVSENNELFRVNFLDELQKQGIHADRIFFAKRIDSMGEHLSRLALADLFLDTNPYNAHTTALDALKVGLPVLTMIGESFPSRVAASLLNTLDLPELITHSRMEFENQAIKLANDGVVRQKIKMKLAKNSLIGPLFDTARYTKNLESAYRQILTNYESSLPEGNIYIAE, encoded by the coding sequence ATGAATCCTCAGATTGGCTTTCTCCTAAATAAAGCGCTCGAAGCCATAAGGGTTGCAAATTTAGATTCCGCAGAGTTATTTGTAAAGCAAGCCTTAAAAATACAGCCAAACAATCCGCATACACTTCGGCTATTTGGCGTTCTATTGGCGCAAAGGGAGAATTATTTAGAGGCCAAGAAATATTTCATTCTATCTATTAAAAGACTTCCAAAAAATGGGCTTGCACATAGTAATTTAGGCAACGTTCTGCAAAAGCTAAACCAAAATGAAGAATCAATTAAATCGTACGATTTAGCAATTAGGTTAATTCCTGATGATTATGAAGTTTGGTCGAACAAAGGGAATGCCCTGTTTGCATTAAAGCAGTATGAGGATGCAATAGCTCACCATAACAAATCAATTAGCCTCAATCCGAATTACGCGCAGGCTTGGTCGAACAAAGGGAATGCCCTGTTTGCATTAAAGCAGTATGAGGATGCAATAGCTCACCATAACAAATCAATTAGCCTTAATCCGAATTACGCGCAGGCTTGGTGGAACAAGGGAAATGTTTTGCTAGAGTTGAGACTTTACGAAGATGCAATAATGCATTATGAACAAGCGATTAACTTAAATCCACATAATCGATGGGCTTTAGGTCGATTGGCTCATGCAAAGATGATCATTGCAGATTGGAATGGACTAGAAAGAATTGTTGCTTGGCTAGGTGACAAGCATAATGCCGACACTCAAGCATCAGACCCATTTCGAATTTTGTCGCTGCTTGACTCGCCCGAGCTGCATCAAATATATGCTCGGAGTTATATTAATCACCCCAGTCAAAATGAGTGCGTTCAAGAACAATTTTCTAGAAAATCTCAAAAAGATAAAATAAAAATTGGATATTTTTCAGCCGATTTTCGCAATCATCCTGTCGCGTACTTATTGGCAGAAGTGTTGGAGCTACATAATAGGGAAGAGTTCGAAATATATGCCTTTGCCATTGGTCCTTTAAGCCTGGATCCTATTCGTAAGAGAATCAAATCTGGAGTTGATTATTTCCTAGAAATTGAAAATAAAACTAGTAAGGAAATTGCGCTATTAAGTAGAGAGTTGAAGATTGATATTGCTGTAGATCTGGGAGGGCATACCATGAACGACAATACTGAGATCTTTGCTACATTTCGTGCGGCTCCAATACAGGTAAATTTCTTAGGCTATCCAGGCACTATGGGGTCAGATCATTATGAATACATCATCGCAGATAGAGTAGTAATTCCTCAAATTAATCAGCAATACTTTAATGAAAAGATAATCTATCTACCAAACTCATTCTTGGTGGACGATTCCAAAAGAGTTCCGAGTGAAATAGTATTAAAGAGAGGTGAATTTGGCTTGCCAGAAGAAAAATTTATCTTTTGTTGTTTTAATAATAGCTATAAATTTAATCGAGAATTTGTTACGAGTTTGTCGAGAATAATGAAAGAGGTTGATGAAAGTATTTTTTGGGTTTCTGAGAACAATGAGCTATTTAGAGTCAATTTTTTGGATGAATTACAAAAGCAGGGTATCCATGCAGATAGAATCTTTTTTGCTAAAAGAATAGACTCAATGGGAGAGCATCTATCAAGGTTAGCACTGGCAGATCTTTTTTTAGATACAAATCCATACAATGCTCACACCACAGCATTGGACGCTTTAAAAGTAGGATTACCCGTGCTTACAATGATTGGTGAATCTTTTCCTTCCCGTGTGGCTGCGAGTTTATTAAATACACTTGATTTGCCAGAGTTGATTACACATTCTAGGATGGAGTTTGAAAATCAAGCAATAAAGCTTGCAAATGATGGTGTTGTGCGGCAGAAAATAAAGATGAAGTTAGCGAAAAACTCTTTAATTGGCCCACTTTTTGATACCGCTAGATATACAAAAAATCTTGAGAGCGCATATCGGCAAATTCTTACGAACTATGAGTCTAGTTTGCCAGAGGGAAATATTTATATTGCTGAATGA
- a CDS encoding cytochrome b, whose translation MAFHEIKTAENAPVQEKVLAWVDSRFPLTATIKAHLTEYYAPKNFNFWYFFGSFAIFVLALQIITGIFLTMNYKPDAAKAFESVEYIMREVPFGWLIRYLHSTGASMFFAVVYLHMFRGLIYGSYQKPRELVWIFGCAIFLCLMGEAFFGYLLPWGQMSYWGAQVIVNLFSAIPLIGPDLSLWLRGDYVVGDATLNRFFAFHVIALPLVLVGLVAAHIIALHEVGSNNPDGVDIKSNLDSKGVPVDGVPFHPYYSVHDVMGLGVFLFIFAAIVFFAPEMGGYFLEANNFIPADPLQTPLHIAPVWYFTPFYSMLRATTTEFLIPLWIFFAVVLGLAIKNAKDVRLKGGYAAILLGLAAGFYFFDAKFWGVVIMGGTVVILFFLPWLDKSPVRSIRYRPKFHLYIYGSFVVSFIILGYLGIKPPSPLFDKMSQICTIYYLAFFFLMPYWSKMGTFKPVPDRVVYHAH comes from the coding sequence ATGGCGTTTCATGAAATTAAAACCGCTGAAAATGCGCCCGTCCAAGAGAAAGTATTAGCTTGGGTCGATTCGCGTTTTCCGTTAACCGCTACCATCAAGGCGCACTTAACCGAGTATTACGCACCAAAGAACTTTAACTTTTGGTACTTCTTCGGTTCCTTCGCTATTTTTGTTTTGGCCTTGCAGATCATCACTGGTATTTTCCTGACGATGAACTACAAGCCCGACGCAGCAAAAGCGTTTGAGTCGGTTGAGTACATCATGCGCGAAGTGCCCTTTGGTTGGTTGATTCGTTACTTGCACTCCACCGGAGCATCGATGTTCTTCGCCGTGGTCTACCTGCACATGTTCCGCGGCTTGATCTACGGTTCGTATCAAAAGCCACGCGAGCTCGTTTGGATTTTTGGTTGTGCGATTTTCTTGTGCTTGATGGGCGAGGCCTTCTTCGGCTACCTCCTGCCATGGGGCCAAATGTCCTATTGGGGCGCGCAGGTAATCGTGAACTTGTTCTCGGCTATTCCGCTGATCGGTCCTGACCTGTCCTTGTGGCTGCGCGGCGACTACGTTGTCGGCGATGCTACCTTGAACCGTTTCTTTGCATTCCACGTGATTGCATTGCCATTGGTCTTGGTTGGTTTGGTTGCTGCTCACATCATTGCCTTGCATGAAGTGGGTTCAAACAACCCAGACGGCGTTGACATTAAATCCAACTTGGATAGCAAAGGTGTGCCAGTCGATGGCGTGCCATTCCATCCCTACTACTCCGTACACGATGTCATGGGCTTGGGTGTCTTCTTGTTTATCTTCGCTGCGATCGTATTTTTTGCGCCGGAGATGGGCGGCTACTTCTTGGAAGCCAATAACTTCATTCCGGCTGATCCATTACAGACTCCATTGCACATTGCGCCCGTTTGGTATTTCACGCCCTTCTATTCGATGTTGCGTGCAACCACAACGGAGTTTTTGATTCCTTTATGGATCTTCTTTGCAGTTGTTCTTGGTCTTGCGATTAAGAATGCCAAAGACGTTCGCCTCAAGGGCGGCTACGCCGCAATTTTGCTCGGCTTGGCTGCAGGCTTTTATTTCTTCGATGCGAAGTTCTGGGGTGTGGTCATTATGGGCGGCACTGTAGTGATTTTGTTCTTCTTGCCATGGCTTGATAAGTCACCCGTGCGCTCGATCCGCTATCGTCCCAAGTTCCATCTTTACATCTACGGCAGCTTTGTGGTGAGCTTCATTATCTTAGGTTACTTGGGCATTAAGCCGCCTTCACCGCTGTTCGATAAGATGTCGCAGATTTGCACCATTTACTACTTGGCGTTCTTCTTCTTGATGCCGTATTGGAGCAAGATGGGTACGTTTAAGCCGGTGCCAGACCGCGTTGTCTACCATGCGCATTAA
- the petA gene encoding ubiquinol-cytochrome c reductase iron-sulfur subunit → MSDKPSMDPDRRKWLIATTAVGGVGGAAALYPFVNSFEPSARAKAAGAAVEVDISGMKPDEMRTVEWRGKPVWVIRRTPEQVSELAKLDGELADPNSLRDPAVYTPKYAQNGYRSIKPEYLVVVGICTHLGCSPSPKIQAGPQPSLPNDWPGGFFCPCHGSTFDLAGRVYKNKPAPDNLEVPPHMYLSDTKILIGDDKKA, encoded by the coding sequence ATGAGTGATAAGCCCAGCATGGATCCGGATCGCCGCAAATGGCTGATCGCCACTACCGCGGTAGGCGGTGTTGGCGGCGCAGCAGCCCTTTATCCATTTGTAAATAGTTTTGAGCCATCGGCGCGCGCGAAAGCAGCAGGCGCAGCGGTGGAAGTGGATATCTCTGGCATGAAGCCCGATGAAATGAGAACCGTTGAGTGGCGCGGTAAGCCAGTGTGGGTGATTCGTCGCACACCTGAGCAAGTGTCTGAATTGGCTAAGCTCGATGGCGAGTTGGCTGATCCAAACTCCTTACGTGATCCTGCTGTGTATACGCCAAAGTATGCGCAAAATGGCTATCGCTCCATCAAGCCAGAATATTTAGTGGTCGTTGGTATTTGCACCCACCTTGGTTGCTCCCCATCACCAAAAATTCAGGCAGGCCCACAGCCTTCTTTACCCAATGATTGGCCAGGCGGTTTCTTCTGCCCATGCCATGGCTCGACTTTTGACTTAGCTGGTCGCGTCTACAAAAACAAACCCGCACCAGATAACTTGGAAGTACCGCCACACATGTATTTGAGCGATACCAAGATTCTGATTGGCGACGATAAGAAGGCCTAA
- a CDS encoding porin has protein sequence MKKSLFAIAAVTAFAGAAQAQSSVTVYGIIDMGYSNASTRAGASKVQSSGFTTNAETDSRLGFRGTEDLGGGTSAFFTIEAQISGNNGGAAQYAGVTQTIANQANVIGGNRQTFVGLAQKGIGRGAIGTQYTPMHDAVAATDPGGSNNVIGSIIRPIGAGAANAAATGASGNHLVRTTNAIKFNSDKVAGFSLNAMYALNAINKTQTGAQVTTAPAATTATATTTFGNDNYSGYGVSLDYTWKKLYATAAMNQFSQEQTFIGQSGTTAALPGTESLGTQTNVKLNDVYAAATYDFGVLKAFAAYTNRKVTGGLNSNEYLKRSGQQIGVRGFATPKVEGWASIGNGKYRSFGSTSPTANFNSWQLGSNYWLSKRSNLYAIYGQSLTSSTSAQVQGAAGSQFALGVRHTF, from the coding sequence ATGAAAAAATCGCTATTTGCAATCGCAGCGGTAACAGCATTTGCTGGTGCAGCTCAAGCTCAGTCCTCGGTGACTGTGTACGGTATTATCGATATGGGTTATTCGAATGCTTCAACACGTGCTGGTGCATCGAAAGTTCAAAGCTCCGGATTTACAACCAATGCTGAAACTGATAGCCGTTTAGGCTTTCGCGGCACAGAAGATCTAGGCGGTGGTACATCTGCATTTTTCACCATTGAAGCCCAGATTTCTGGAAATAATGGCGGCGCAGCACAATACGCTGGCGTAACACAAACGATTGCAAATCAAGCAAACGTAATTGGCGGAAATCGTCAAACATTCGTAGGTTTGGCACAAAAAGGAATTGGACGTGGAGCAATCGGTACTCAGTACACTCCAATGCACGATGCTGTTGCAGCAACAGATCCAGGTGGCTCAAACAACGTAATTGGTAGCATCATTCGCCCAATTGGCGCAGGCGCTGCTAACGCCGCCGCAACAGGTGCATCAGGCAACCACCTTGTTCGCACTACAAATGCAATTAAATTTAATTCAGATAAAGTCGCCGGCTTTAGTCTGAATGCAATGTATGCATTGAACGCAATTAACAAAACCCAAACTGGAGCGCAAGTAACTACTGCTCCTGCTGCTACAACTGCAACCGCTACAACCACTTTTGGTAATGATAATTACTCTGGTTATGGTGTTTCTCTAGACTACACATGGAAGAAGTTGTATGCAACAGCTGCCATGAACCAGTTCAGCCAAGAGCAAACATTTATTGGTCAGTCAGGTACAACAGCAGCATTGCCAGGCACAGAATCATTAGGTACACAAACAAACGTAAAGCTTAATGATGTCTATGCTGCAGCAACTTATGATTTTGGTGTTTTGAAGGCTTTTGCTGCATATACAAACCGTAAAGTTACTGGCGGCTTGAATTCAAACGAGTATCTGAAGCGCTCTGGCCAACAAATTGGTGTTCGTGGCTTTGCTACTCCTAAAGTCGAGGGTTGGGCTTCTATTGGTAACGGTAAATATCGTTCATTTGGCAGCACTTCACCAACAGCCAACTTCAATTCTTGGCAGTTGGGCTCAAACTACTGGTTAAGCAAGCGCTCTAACTTGTACGCAATTTATGGTCAATCTTTGACATCGAGCACATCAGCTCAAGTTCAAGGTGCGGCTGGCAGCCAATTTGCGTTGGGTGTACGTCACACTTTCTAA